Sequence from the Deltaproteobacteria bacterium genome:
ACGTCGGAGTCCATGACGAGCGTGACGGTCGGCTCGATCGTGCGCCCGTGCATCACCCGGCAGGTGCCGTCCCGGATGACCACCGTCCACTGTCCGGGCTCGCGGCCCGACAGGTCGAACAGGATCACCGCCTCGATCCCGGCCGCGGCCGCCGGATCGAACACCTGCGGCAGCCCCTCGACCGCCGCCGACGCCGTGGTCGGCTGGAAGGTGGTCACCATGCCCGCCCCCTCCTCCGGCGCGGAGGGTAGCGGCTGGCCCGGCGCCTCGCAAGCGCGCCGCCCGCCTTGCGTGTGCGCCGGGGGGCGACTATTGTCGGCGGTGGCCGGCATGCGGAGCGATCGCAGCATCACCGAGCGCATCCTCAACGTCCTCCGCCCTTACGCGTCGAACTGGAGCGGCACCCTCGGGCGCGGCGACCTGGTCATCCCGCAGCGCGAGATCCCGCGCGTCATTCACGAGATACTGGACGCGCTCCACGAGGACGCCGCAACGCGGAAGGAGGCGGGTGACCGCGAGCTGTTCGACGTCCTGATGGCCGCGCGCCGGAGCGCCTCCGTCCAGGACCAGGCCGATCTGCTGCGCCGGCACTTCATCATCCTGCTGCGCTAGCGTGGCGTCCACCGCCGAGGACTACCGTCCGGGCAGGCTGCTCGGGCTGATGGCGCGTTCGCTCGTGCTCCCGACCGCCGCCCCCGCGGGCGCGGGCGTGGCAGCCGAGCCGCTGGGCGGGATCAGCGTCACCTACGTCGGCCACGCGACCGCCCTCGTGCGCTTCGAGGGGGTGACGCTGCTCACCGATCCCGTGTACTCCTCGCGGCTCATCCTGCCGAAGCGGCTGGTCGCGCCGGGCGTTCCCCTCGCGGGGCTGCCCCCGCTCGACGTGGTCCTCGTCTCGCACGGCCACATGGACCACCTCGACGTACCAACGCACCGGCGCCTGCCGAAGACGGACACGGTCGCGGTGGTGGCGAAGAATCTCGCGGACCTGGTCGCCGGCT
This genomic interval carries:
- a CDS encoding SCP2 sterol-binding domain-containing protein, whose amino-acid sequence is MRSVMLRSLRMPATADNSRPPAHTQGGRRACEAPGQPLPSAPEEGAGMVTTFQPTTASAAVEGLPQVFDPAAAAGIEAVILFDLSGREPGQWTVVIRDGTCRVMHGRTIEPTVTLVMDSDVWLAIARGEKSGRDAFMNGEYQVTGDLAFMMRFGKIFPVS